The Candidatus Hydrogenedentota bacterium DNA segment CGCCACATCACATGCGATCATTCCTGATATTCCTTCTTAAAAGTTCGCGTCTTCCAGAATGCCTTTGAGGGTCTTCATGAACTGGGCAGCCACCGCGCCGTCTATTACCCGGTGATCGCTCGACAGGGTCATCTTCATGATTGGCCGCACGTGGATGCCGCCGTCAATTACCACGGGCCGTTCCTTGATTTGGCCGACCGCCAGAATCGCGCTGTCCGGCTGGTTGATGATAGCCGTGAAATGGTCCACGCCGAACGCACCGAGATTCGACACCGTAAACGTATTCCCCGAGTAATCATCGGGCAGCAACTTCCCGGTGCGGGCTTTCTCGGCGAGTTCCCCACAGACCCGGTTGATGTCTTTGAGCGTCTTGTTCTGTGCCTGGCGCACCACCGGCACGATCAGGCCCGCCGGCAACGCCACCGCGAATCCGAGGTTGATATCGCCTGCCAGTTCGATGGCATCACCCGCCCAGCGCGCATTAACCTGAGGATGCTGCTGAATAGCGAGCGCTACCGCGCGAAGCACCAAATCGTTGAAGGACGCCTTGAATTCCGAGCACGAGCGGCGGAAGGCCATTGATGCGGCCATATCAACCTCGACGGTCATGTAGTAGTGCGGGGCGCTGTACTTGCTCGCCGCCATCCGCTCCGCGATAATGCGTCGCATGGGGGAGAGGGGCACCCGCTGAACCTTCCCCGAAACCATGGCCAAACCCGCCGGCGCCGCGGCAACACGAGGCGCGACGAGAGCCCGCTCCACGTCGTCCTTCGTAACCTTGCCGCCGGGTCCTGTGCCTTCGATCCGGGCAAGGTCTAAGCCATGCTCTAATGCCATTTTCCGCGCCGTAGGCGTGATTGCTATTTGTGATGCGTAGGCCTCGACGTCCGCCTCCATCACGCGCCCGCCCGCGCCTGTCCCTCGCGCGAAGGCCGGGTCAACCTTAAGCTGTTCGGCCCGCTTGCGCGCGCGGGGAGATACGGGCGTACGGCCGGCAGGAGCCGCTGTGGGCGCCATCTCCGTCTCCATAGACGCCCTGGACTCTTGACGCGCGGCGCCTGCTTTCGGGGCGGCCGTCTCGGAAGGCTTCGCTGCCCCCCGGGCTGCCACGCCATACTTGGACAGGTCGGGCAGGGCCTCCTTCACGTCGCCGACCAAGGCGACAACGGTCATAACGGGCACCTCGATACCTGGCTCGACCAGGATCTTCCGCAAAATGCCCGCGGCCGTGGATTCACACTCGATTTCAGCCTTGTCGGTCTGGACCGAGAAGAGGACCTCCCCGGCCTTGACCGGCTCGCCCTCTTGTTTACGCCACTCAACGATGGACGCCTCTTCAACCGACTGCCCTAATTGTGGAAGTTTAATCTCTTGCATCACTTATCCTGTTCAATCCAACCCTCTTGCCGGAGACGCGCCCCGGCTTCCAGAATCAGCCGGGCCAGTTCCGAGCCGGGGTTCAGACCGCATATTTCCTGCAGCACCGCCTCAACGCCACCGCGTGCCCGAGTGGATTGAAGACGCCCTGCCGCACCGTCAGCAGGATGATCGTACCGGATTGCTGCGGCCGCTGCAAATGCAATGTGTTCAGGCACAATACCTTGCTCCAGACACATGAGGCCGGCCCCGATGAGCCGGTCCTTCGGACCCAGCTTCCGGATCGGATCCGCGGCAATCCGCCGAACCTGGTCGCCCAGGGCTTTGTTGCGGTACCGTCTGGCAAGATCCGCTGCATGCGCCTCCAGATCCGCTTTGTCCATTCCCCATTTCCGCGCCAGGCTTTCACAGGACTCGGCTGTCGCAGCCTTCATGCCAGCAAGCACCCTCCCGTCTTCCATAGCCTGCCAGATGTATTCATGACCGCGGAGGTAGCCAAGGTACGCCGCGGTCGCATGGCTCAAGTTGTGCACGAACAGTTTGCGCTCAACATAGGCCCCGAAGTTGGCCTTGGGCAGGAGGTTGTTGAGTTTCGGGATAGGGCCTTTGAAGGCTTCTTTGTCCACCGGGAGTTCACAGTAGGCTTCCACGCAGATCAGCAGCGGATCCTCCGCGCGCTCCTTCTCCGTCATGATCGGCACCATGCGGCCAATGCTGGCCTCAACGAAACCGACTTTCTCATCCAGAACCGCATGGAACCTCGGCTCAAGGTGCTCTCTTACCTTTTCCCGCAGAAACGGCCCCGCCCCAATGAGATTTTCGCACACGATGAAGTTCAAGGGCCGCGCCGAGGGGTTCGCGAACCGTTTCTCGATGCCGCGCGCAATCGTTGGCGCCACTTTGGGCAGCACATTGACCCCCACAGCCGTTGCCGCCAGATCCGCCTCCCCAATTGCCCGCGCCACGGCATCGACATCACCCGCATGCAACGCCGAGACATTCCGGATGCACAACGTCTGCGGCTCTTCGTCGACGATCCGTAACGGGTACTCCCCGCGCTTGTTCAGCGCCTGCACCACGTCGTCGAGCACGTCCACGAATGTCGCCGCGTACCCCGATTCGTAGTAAAGTTGCCCAAGAAACCCCCGGCCAATATTGCCGGCCCCCAATTGCAGAGCTCTTTTCAAGCGTAGTCCTTTCTATTCAGCGGTTCGGCATGAAGGGAACTAGAGTATACCTTGTCCGCAACCCGTTTTCGATCCGCCAATCATCGTCCCCATGCCGAATACTTTGACGAACAGGGGCGCCTCCGAACAGCTGATGTCCCCATAACCCACAGTGGTCATGGTGGTTACAGTGAAATACACGGCGTCCGGCCAGCTCAGGTTGGGAGACCGGTGAAAAACATAAACGGATGCGCCCATGAAAAGCGCCACACCGAAGAGAATGGCAACAAACGCCTTCCCCATTGTCAGCATGCCCCAGGGCCGACGCCCTCCAAGTACCCCAATCACAGCCATTTTGCGAGGGCCGCGATGCGGTTGTCAAAGCAAGTCTTTACTGCACGTGCGTCACATACGCGAGCAATTCCTCGTGAATATGGCCATTGGAAACGAGAACTCCGTCATTCTGGCCAAACAACTGTAAAGGATGGCCGCTCAGATCGGACGATGTGCCGCCCGCTTCCTCCGCCAGCAGAAGACCCGCTGCGTAATCCCACGGACGCAACGACACGTGCACGTATCCATCCCCGTCGCCGGTCGCGACCGAGCATAGCCCAAGAACAGCCGCGCAATGGCACCGAAACTGCCCGGCATTGAGCAGGATCTCCCGTGCGCGGTCCAGCGTCGGCCGGCGCGCAGGCGGTCCTCCAAAATCGATCTCGACACGCGCAACAGACAAAGAATGCACGTTGGAGACATGAATGGGGCTGCCATTGCGCCGCGCCCCCGATCCCCGCTCCGCCAGGAACACATCGCCTGTAACCGGGAAGGCGACTCCTCCCGCCACCGGCAAGCCGCCGCGCGAGAATGCTATCGATATCCCGAACTCTGGCAAGAGCGAACGCACGAAGTTCTGGGTGCCGTCGATTGGATCGATGAGCCATGCCCGGGCACAGGGATCGCCCGGGTACCGCGCATACCTCCCCTCTTCCCCCACCACAACATCGTCAGGAAAAGCTTCCTGAATCAGGGACACGAGCTGGCGCTGCACCTCGATATCCACCTCCGTCACCAAATCGTTTGCGTGACTCTTTGATGAAATGTCCAGATACTCCCTGTCTTCATGGCGTTCGCGCACATACGGAATAAGTGCATCAAAAGCCTCCTCGATCAATTCGAGCTCGCTCATTGGCGTTCTCCGGCACGTGTCAGCCCTTGAGACCCGTCAGGGTAATCCCCTGGATGAACGTGCGCTGCGTCAAAAAGAAAAGAATAATGATGGGAATGGTGATCACGCTCGACATGGCCATCAGCGGCCCCCATGCGTTCTCATGTTGGCTCTGAAACTGCTGCAGCGCGATGGCAAGCGTGTACTGGCGGTCATCCTGAAGATACACCAGAGGATTCAGAAAGTCCGCCCACTGAAACAGAAACGTGAACAGCGCCGTAGTGGCAAGCGCGGGTTTTGACAGCGGCAGGATGATGAAAAGGTAGATCCCGAACTCGCTGCATCCGTCAATACGGGCCGATGCGCTCAAATCCTGAGGAACGCCCAGGAAAAACTGGCGGAGCAAGAAAATATAGAACGGCGTGCCGAAGAATGCGGGGATGACGAGCGGCTTGAACGTACCCACCCATCCGAGCTGGCGGTACATCGCAAACAACGGAATCAGCGTGACCTGGTAGGGCAACATCATCGTGGCCAGGACGAGCACAAACACGATCTCGCGCCCACGCCACGGAATACGCGCGAAACTGTATGCCACCAGCGAACACGAGACCAGCGTGCCCAGCACCACCGTCACGCAAACGAAAAGCGTGTTGCGCAAGTTCCGCCAGAACGCCATCCTGTGAAACGCGTCCGCGTAGTTCTGCCAATGCAGGCCCGCACGCTGTTGAACCTCGAAATCCTCAGCCCACGCGGTCACCTGCTCATCCCCCAATTGGAGTATGTGACGCCCCAGCTTGTCACGGCCCATGTCGACACCCGTCTTGCCTTGGTACACCACAAGCGGGCGGCCCTCCGCATCGACGCGGGCGGTCGTCGGAATCCACTGGGGCGGTTCGCCGGGCTTTGGGAAAATGCGCGACTCGTGTTTCAACGACGTCGAGAGCATCCACAGAAATGGGGAGATGAACACCGCGGACAATACCAGCAACACGGCGTAAACCAAGATCTTGTTGACCGCCTTACTCGCCATGGTAATGCACCCAGCGCTTGGACGAGATCAGCACCCCGACCGTGGCCGCCAGGATAACCAGAAAAAGCAGCAAAGCCATGGCCGATGCGTAGCCCATTTTCAGATAGACAAACGAATTCCGGTAGAGGTACAAGGCGTAGAACATCGTGCTGTCGGCGGGGGTGCCTTTTCCCGCGGTCATTACATACACCTGCGTGAAGTACTGAAACGCTCCGATCAGCCCCATCACCAGATTGAAAAGAATCGTCGGCGTCAACATGGGAAGCGTCACGTTGCGGAACTTCTGCCAGGGTCCCGCGCCGTCGATGTCGGCCGCTTCATACAACACCGCCGGCACGTCGGCCAATCCCGCCAGGAAAATCACCATCGGGCCGCCCACCGACCATAGGCTCATGAGTATCAGCGAAGGCTTCGACCACCGGATATCCGCAATCCATCCCGGACCCTCAACATTGAAAAACTCCCGCAGCATGCCGTTGATAAGCCCGCTTTCGGGGTTGAGAACCCACAGCCACAACACCGCCGACGCCACAATCGGCACGATGGTCGGCAAAAAAAAGACCGTGCGAAAGACCGACTGCCCTTTTACGGCCTGGTTCAGCAACACGGCAAGGCCCACGGCGAGAATAAGACTGAGCGGCACCGAGAACGCCGTGAAATACAGTGTGTTGTACACGGATTTCCAGAAAACTTCGTCGCGGAAAAACAGGGCCCGGTAATTGGCCAGCCCCGCAAGCGTTGGCGGGGTGATGATGTTGTAATGGCACAGGCTGTAATACACGCTCATCACCAGCGGGTAAACCATGAATATCGAGCCGCCGATGAGGTACGGAAGAGCAAAGAGAATTCCGTTGCGCAGGTTCCTTCGCTCCATCCGCGTCATGATTGGTCCCGTTTCATAATGGCAAGAATCCGGTCCAGCTCCGCATTGCAGTTGTTCTCGGTATCGCGAGCCGCCTGTTCGGGCGTCTTCTCGCGCAACACCACCAGTTCGCGCTCGCGTTCCACTTCATCGACGAAATACTGTGCCACCGGCGTCACCGGAATCACGGGCGTCTCCTTCGTCAGCACTTCTTTGACGAATACCGAAAACACAGGATCGCCCATGAACCGCTCGTGCGTGGCTTCAGAACGGCGGCACGGGATATTGCTGATCGCGCGGTTGTAGTCGCTTGCGGGCGACGGGCGGCCGCCGGGACGCGGACTGTTGAACCACTCGATGTATTTCCAGGCCGCCTCGGGATGCGGCGCTCCCGCGGGAATCATGTCGAGCACGCACGTAGGCGAATAGCTGCGCGGCGGCGCGCCTTCAGGCTGCGGCAGAGGAGCAACCCCCCAGTCCAGTTCCGGGGCGTACCGCGGGATAAACGAAGCCTGCCATTCACCCTCCTGTGTCATGGCAACCTTCCCCGAATAAAACGGGTTGTTCGCGCTCATATACGCGCCGAACCCCGTCCTGAACGCCGCTACCATCTCCGGGTTCAGCGCATAGGGAAGCTGCTTCTCTGCATTCGGGTCGATCGAGAAACTCTGCATCCACTTGAACATCGCGATGATGTTCGTGTCCTCGCCGCAGACAAAACGCCCCGAGGCGTCATCAAACCATTTTCCCCCAAACAGGCTGCCCCACATGTGCGTGTGATCCCACGGCAGCCAGGGCAGAAAGCCGATCTGCTTCAAACCCGCCGCATCGCGAACCGTCAGTTTGCTCGCATACTCGATTAGCTCCGCCATTGTGCGCGGAGGCCGTTCGGGGTCAAGGCCCGCCTTCCGGAACGCCCTCTTGTTCCACAACAGGCAGATGCTGTCCGTGGTGATAGGAATCCCCCACGTATGCCCGTTAAACGTTACCGCGCGCCACATATGGGGAAAGAAGTCATCCGGATTGATCGATTCGGACTCTTTGATGAAGCCGTCCAGGGGCATCACGCAATGTTGGGGCGCCAAAGCCGTCAGGATCGACCCTTCCGTGCTCAGAATGTCCGGAGGGGTTCTCCCCGCGATAGAAGTCAGCAGTTTCTCCATTGTGAAGCCCACGGGGAGCGCCCGCACGTAGACTTCATCCTGAACGGCATTAAACTCATCAATCAACGCCTTACGTTCGTCAAATTCATGCCCGGTGTGGCGGTCCCAGTAGGTGATGATGACACGCCCTTCCTCAAGCGCAGCCTTTTCGTCCGGCGACCCCGCCTCGGACGGCCACAACAGGGCCACCACGACAGCGCATGCTGCTATCACCAGTACCCAGCGTATATACGTGGCTCTCATGAAATTCGGTCTCACTCGGAAAACGTCTATGCTGCCAGGGAACCACCATTATGCAGGTTGCAACCCGAGGGAATCTACACGGTGCCGCCGTTGCGGCCGCCCAAACCTCTCTCCCGCAGCGTCCCCCGCCGTTCCTGACGCCACTGGACGCCCTCGCCCTCGGAGTTCCTTGCTCCCCCTTTGCCCTTTAAGCCCCTGCCTGTATTGTTTATCGCAAAGAGGCGCCCTCGCTTATGGGGCACGCTCTCCCCGGGATCGCCGGGCATCGTCTCGGCGCCGTTCCCCAATTGCCATGGTCTTGCATCCCCGCGCCAACGGCGCGAAACATACCAGCCTGGCCTGAAGGGCCAGGATCTCGCCCCCATTCCCCCTGCGATACGTTCTCCCTGGGATCGCCGNNNNNNNNNNNNNNNNNNNNNNNNNNNNNNNNNNNNNNNNNNNNNNNNNNNNNNNNNNNNNNNNNNNNNNNNNNNNNNNNNNNNNNNNNNNNNNNNNNNNGGGATCGCCGGGCATCGTCTCGGCGCCGTTCCCCAATTGCCATGGTTTCGCATCCCCGCGCCAACAGCGCGAAACATACCAGCCTGGCCTGAAGGGCCAGGATCATGCCCCCTCCAAACATCCAGCGCTGAAGGCGCGGTACATCTCGGCACACTGGCTGGATATACTGGATGTGGCGCACCACGGCTCTCGTGGCGGCGTTGAACTGTGCGGCGCGCACGCGCCCGGCATGATCGGCAACCATCTGTTGCGGGTTCTCTGAGATGCCCCTACGGTAAACGGCCCCGTCCGCCCCTGCGCCCGCCTCCCTGCCTCCAGAGCGGAGGAATGTTCTTAGCGTTCCACTCGTCGTACGCGGACTGCATCTCTTTGACGCGCTCCGGGTTTTCGGATGCCAGGTCTGTCTTTTCCTCCATGTCGCCGGCAAGATTGTACAGTTGCGGCGAACCCTCCGCGAGTCTCAGCAGTTTCCAGTCGCCAACGCGCGCCGCCGACTGTTCCCCGAAGCGCCAGAACAGGCTCTTGTGAGGCATGTCCTTCGCTTCCCCGCCCAGGTAGGGAAAAAGGTTGACACCGTCAAACTGAGCCTCCCGAGCGGCGCCACCGGCCGCGGCAAGGGCGGTGGGGTGGATGTCCAGCGAGATCACCGGCCTATCGTCCACCTTGCCTGCGGGGATGCGACCCTTCCATTGCACAAGAAACGGCACCCGAATGCCGCCTTCCAGAACCTGTCCCTTGTATCCGCGCAATGGATTGTTGCAGGAAGTCGTTTTGAGTGTGGGCCCGCCGTTATCACTTACGAAGAAGACCAACGTCTGCTCTTCGAGCTCCAGTTCCCGCAGCTTTGCGAGCACCAGTCCGACACCGTCGTCCAGGGCCGACAACATCGCCGCAAACACTTGCCGGTTCCTATCTTCGATAGCGCTGAACCGCGACAGGTATTTCTCGGGCGCTTCAAGCGGGCCATGAACCGCGTTAAACGGGAGATAAACAAAAAACGGTTCGCCGTGGTGGCGGTCGATAAATGCGGCGGCCTCTCGCGCAAACATGTCCGTCGTGTAGTCCACTTCGGATACCGGTTCGCTGCCGCGCAGGATGGGATTCCTGCCGCCTTGCGAGGCGCTCAGGTAAGGATGCGCGCCCGCCAGGAATCCAAAGAACTCATCAAACCCCCGCTTCTGAGGGTGCGTCTCAGGCCGGTAGCCGAGATGCCATTTGCCGAACATGCCGGTCGCGTAACCCAGCGGCTTCAGGTTTTCTGCGAGTGTGGCCTCTGACAACGGGAGCCCGAACTCAGGATTCGCCTGGTCCTCTCTGCCCGGATTGAACTCATGGCCAAACCGCTGCTGATACCGGCCTGTCATGAGCCCGGCACGCGTAGGACTGCACACCGGACACGAAACGTAACCGTTGGTGAAGCGGACCCCGCCGTGTGCAATCGAGTCGATGTTCGGGGTCGGAACGTCCTTGCACCCTTGCACGCCGAGCTCGGCGTAACCCAGGTCGTCGGCCAGGATGACCACAATATTGGGTTTCCGTGTCGCCGCCGTCCCGGCAGGCGGCTCCGGAGGCTTCGCCCCCTGGCTCTGTGCAAGGGCGAACTGGTTGCCAAGGCCTGCGCCTCCGGCCAACAGCCCCAACGACGAAATCAAGAATTGCCGTCTCTTCATGTGTGATGCCTCTCTACCGCCGCTGCTCCCCATCCGGACAACGCCACAGGGCATAACCGTGACCGGTTCCAGGCTCGATGCCCCTCTCTTCCCAGTATAACCCCATTTTCACACAAGAGGTTCCGCATGATACAAGATAATGCAGCCGTGCTAGAGCCCAAGGATTGGTCAAATTCTTGAATAGACAGCATCCAACGAATGCCCACATCCATGACAGGTTCTTGCCAGTCGGCCGGTCGGGCCGTACGCCGACCCTGAGGATTGGGAAGATTACCTGCGTGACGGGACCCTCTCATGTATGACCAAGCCGGACGATGCGCTTGTCATGAGACATACCCGTACGGCCTGGCCTTCCGTATCCCGCGCCAACGGCGCGAAACATACACGAACGGCGTCCCTTGGGTCCCTGCGTTTTCCACCAGATAAAATCGCTACAGTGCCCGGCCGGTCTTGATCCACCCGCTCTGGCTATGTAATGTGGGCGCTTCACCGGCAGGGCAAAGCACGATCGGGGAGTCCACATGTCTCAGGAAAACCAGCACCCACTTGCCAAGGCCGATGCGCTGTACCGCCGCGGCCGCTACGATGAGGCGCTGACCGAGATCGCGCGCGTGCAGGCGGGCCAGCCCCCAAACGCCGACGTGCTGTTTCTCCAGGCGCTGTGTCTTCACGGGGCGGGACGCATCAACGAGGCACTGGACCGCTGTAAACAGCTTGGCAGGGAATTTCACGATCACCGCGTGCAAACCCTGCAGGCACGCATAGACGTCCAACTCCCGCCCGAAGCGTACATGGCCCCCAGACGAAAGCGCCTGAACTGGAAGCGGCCACTCAAGTGGGCTGCTGTCCTGGGTATGGTTGTTGCCATTGTCGCGCTGGTCCCGTACGCCCTTGACCGGTTTGCCGAGGGCGCGGGACGCCTCTGGACCGTGCCCCTTAGACCAGGGCTGCTCCCGCCCATGAGCGACAGCCCGCCCTCCAAGCTCTCTGACAACCAGTTCACGGCGGCCGGGCAGACATGGCTCGAGCAGTGGGCCAGCAACCCCCTGCCGGACTGGCAACATGCCGCAAAAGTGACCGCCCCGCGAGTGTGCCTGGCCAAGCTGGCTCTTGGGCGCGACGTGCCCGAAGTGAATGTCTATCTTCAATCCCAGGTCCCCAGTAGAAACAGCGGTTCCAGCTGGAGACTGGGTCCCCTCCAACACGCAGGCGATTACGATTTCGCCGAGGTCACGCTCACGACGCTGCTCTACGTGTTTGGCGGGGACCCCGATCGCCTGTATCCCGAAACCGTCGACCACATTGTCAACGTGCTGCTCATCGAAGAGGGCGGCAAAGCTCGAGTCAAGGTACCGGGTTCATATGGAATGGTGATCGAAACCGAAAACCACCACCTTATGACCGAGGGAAGCCGTTACCTCAAGAACCAGTGGCTTTTCTCCCACGGCAATACCGACTCCAAGTACAACAACCAGGCCAACGGCCTCGAAACATGGCTGAAAGGCTACCTGCAGCAAATGATCGACGAGGGCGTGTATGAGTTCAATTCTCAGCCATACATTGGCTACACGATCCAGGCGCTGCTCAATCTCGAGGCATTCCCGGATTCCAGCGAAATCACCTCCCGTGCGCGTTACGTGCTCGACATCATCAACTACCAGTACGCCTTGGGCAGCCTCGAGCTCCGGCGTTTGGCCCCGTTTCGCAGGCAGACCCGTCACGCCGAAGACACGGCATTGAACCACGACTACAACACCGAGGTCATGTCCGTGTGGACATCGCGCCCAGCCGGCGGCTCGCCCGACGCCTCCATGCACGCGAACGATGGCACCCAGGGAATTATCGCTGAACTCTGCCCATACCGCCCTCCTGACGACGTTCTCACCTGGACCATCGACAAGCGCGCCGACTACTTTGTTCAATTTGGGCGCGGACCCTATGCCAGCCCCGAACTTTACAGCGGCGGCCCCGGCTATCTCTTGTCCGCCGGCGGCGTGCATCGCGGCAAACGTTCCATGATCGCGGCACGGCCCATCAGCCTCATCCTGAACGACGGGGCAACCGACCTGATGCAATGCTTTCACATTCGCGGCAAGGGGAACTGGGAAGACTGGAACAACACGGGGGTGCACAGGCATTTCGCCTGCGGAACAGCGCCGGTCGCGGTCCCCGAACAGTATGCTCCGGCCGCTCAGGCACAAGGATGGGCGGTGTTCCGGCCCGAAGCGGCGCCCGAGCTTTCGATTGCAGTATTCAGCGCGGACGATTTCGGATTGATCGCGCTGTTCCCCGGAGAGACCCTGCTTCCGCAGTCCCTGCTCGAAGAGTTGCAGACCGTCAACCCCGACGCCCAAACCTTGAAACACACGTTCCACTGGCTCGACGGTCGCTCCCTTAGTTACGTCCCGAATGCCCCGAAGGGCACCTGGGTCATCGAAAGTGTAGATGGCGTTTCCGTGGACCGCGATTATGATTCTTGGCCTCACGTGGACGGAGACCCACCCCTGATCTCTTTCCACCGGCGGCTTTGAGGACGCAACGGGAAGCCGGCTCGAAGCCCGCACCACAAGCAAGTCCGCCTGGTCCGAGAGGTATGAGCCACAGGCGGGAATGCTCACGGCGCCAGAACGTAATATGAACCGCTGCGCTGTATGACGAACAGCGCGGTTCTTGCGCGGTTGGTATCTTGCGGCGGTTCACATGCTTCAATACAATGACTCCCCTACGGCAACGCAGGTGTCTCGAATGACTGTCAGAAAACACGACATACGCCCCGTGCGGGTGCTTCCCGAGGACGTGGCCAACAAGATCGCCGCCGGCGAGGTCGTCGAGCGGCCCGGCTCCGTCGTCAAGGAACTCATCGAGAACTCCTTGGACGCCGGGGCTAGCCGTATCATCGTACGACTTGTAGCCGCAGGACGGCGCACTATTGAAGTGATCGATAACGGTTGCGGCATGAACGAGCAGGACG contains these protein-coding regions:
- a CDS encoding tetratricopeptide repeat protein → MSQENQHPLAKADALYRRGRYDEALTEIARVQAGQPPNADVLFLQALCLHGAGRINEALDRCKQLGREFHDHRVQTLQARIDVQLPPEAYMAPRRKRLNWKRPLKWAAVLGMVVAIVALVPYALDRFAEGAGRLWTVPLRPGLLPPMSDSPPSKLSDNQFTAAGQTWLEQWASNPLPDWQHAAKVTAPRVCLAKLALGRDVPEVNVYLQSQVPSRNSGSSWRLGPLQHAGDYDFAEVTLTTLLYVFGGDPDRLYPETVDHIVNVLLIEEGGKARVKVPGSYGMVIETENHHLMTEGSRYLKNQWLFSHGNTDSKYNNQANGLETWLKGYLQQMIDEGVYEFNSQPYIGYTIQALLNLEAFPDSSEITSRARYVLDIINYQYALGSLELRRLAPFRRQTRHAEDTALNHDYNTEVMSVWTSRPAGGSPDASMHANDGTQGIIAELCPYRPPDDVLTWTIDKRADYFVQFGRGPYASPELYSGGPGYLLSAGGVHRGKRSMIAARPISLILNDGATDLMQCFHIRGKGNWEDWNNTGVHRHFACGTAPVAVPEQYAPAAQAQGWAVFRPEAAPELSIAVFSADDFGLIALFPGETLLPQSLLEELQTVNPDAQTLKHTFHWLDGRSLSYVPNAPKGTWVIESVDGVSVDRDYDSWPHVDGDPPLISFHRRL